TACCTGAGAGACGGTGATGCCACACTTCTTGGCGAGCTCTTCCTTAGCCTCCTCACTGGGGTATGGGTTACTCAGGTGGGAGTAGAAATATTCGTTCAGGACCTCAGTGGCCTGTTTGCTGAAGTTCCGGCGTTTCCGTCTAAGAGGGAGAAAGGTGTTGAGGGTGCTCTGTTAATTCCAGGTGCCCCATGGTGCAACAGGATGGCCCAGGGTCTTGGAGAGGAATGGGAAGGAACTGGGGGTGTGGTCTGGGTCCCCAAACCCCACCTGGCATCCAGGAAGCGGGAGCGCAGGATCATGACAGCCTCGCAGGTGCTCTGCTTGAGCTGCATCTGGATGGCGCTGAACTTGCGATGGATGATGCTCACCATTCGCTCCATCTCCTTGGGGGCCACGGGCCTGGTGCGGCTCTGCTCCCTCAGCAGGTTCATGACATGGGTTGTGAACTCGTTACATGCCTGTCGTTGGGGCAAGGTGGGCTGCCTGAGGGGCCCTGTGGGCTGGGGATTCCCTCCACACAGCCTCTCTGCTCGCCTCCACCTCCCAGTCTCACCTGCTCATACTTCTCCAGCTCCGAGTGGTAGATGTGGCGGATCTGGGCAAGCTTGCTGCGGTAGTCCGAGTGTTCAATGGAGTTGTCAGGGGACACGCCACCCCCAGAGGCTGCAgcggctgcagctgctgctgcggAGCCCCCCCCTTTTTCAGGCCCAGCCACACCCTCTGCCAGAAGCATGTTGTCCAAGCGCATCAGCTGCGGGTCCACCGGCTCCTCCTCCTGGGAGCTTCGAATGCTGAGGCCTAGCATGCAGGCAAGTGGACTTAGGGCCCCAGGGACCCCTCACCCAGTGCTCCGATCTCCTGGTGCCTCCTGAAGACCCAAGTTTCCAGACTTTGGTTCCTTCCCCAGTCCCTCTTAGCAAcccttccccctcccactttcctcaGGGCCTCAAGTTGCCAAACTCTTAGCCCTAGAGCTGAGGAATCAGAGGGGGACCCACATACcggttttctctttgatttcacaCAGGACACTAAAGAGAGCAGGCTTCATTCGGTGGCAGTTTAGAGCATGTTTCCTTGGGAGGAATGGGAATGGGGAAAGAAAAGTtcagggaagccgggcgtggtggcacaacgccttttaatcccagcagaagtaagaggatcgccatgagttcaaggccacccagtgaccacataatgcagcctgtgctagagtgagactatttaaaaaaaaaaaaaagttcaggggcCAGGGGCTACATACAGAAACACAAGTAAGGGTGGGGGGAATGTCAGGAGGGTGTGAGAAGGGAGCCTGGAAACAAAGAGGGGGAAAGCACGGATATGGGTAGGCAGAGGCTGGGGGTGTTCTTAGGAACTGATCTGCTCCCATCACGTGAGGAAGCTGCTTGGCTCTAGGAAGCAGAAGGAAGGGGCCGGGGGCAGGCTACAGCTCCATGGGTGGGctgggcctttgggagatggTCCAGAAAAGGGATGGAGGAAAGATCTGGGGTGACTGGAGGATGAGGGCGACTAGGTAGATCTCAGAAGAGAGGTGGAGGCTGACATGGAGGAAACTCCAGGAGTTTGAGGTGTCAGAGAGCCTGGGGATGCAGGGCTAAGTAGGGAGTTCGGTACAGTGTGTGAGTGGTGAGACCGAGCCGTGGGAAGGGTGTGCGGGGACCCCTGGAGGCCCGGGGCTTTGGTAGCAAAGTAGTGCGAGAAGCTCTGGGCAGGGGTGTGGTGGAGACCCCGACCTGCAGAGAATGCGGTGGTGGGCTGGGAGGAGAGTCAGGGAAGACGGCACCCTCCAAGAACAGTTTCTAAGTCCGGAAGCCAGACGGGAGCTCAGGAGATGGGGCCGGCCCAGGAAAGTGTAGGGGTCAGCAAAAGGTTAGAAGGGGAGCGAGACCATCTGGGGTTCCCCTCGGTGGAGGCTTCAGGGCCTGGGGGAGTGAAGGGAGATTTGAGAGGGGACCACTACCGCTAAGGAGAGAGAGTTGTAGGATCTCGAGAGGGccctggaggagggagggggccTTCCAGAGGACTCAAGAGCTTGTGAGCGGGGTCCCGGGGCGGGGGCACTCACTTGGCCTGGGCCTCATCCAGGCTCTGGTCGGTGATGGTCATTATCTGCTGTAGAATGTCCCCGATGTCTTGCTTCCCTCGGCCCCCCGGGACCCCCCCGTTTCCCCCACCGGGGTCTCCTCCGCCACCGGGAGGCTCTCCAGGTCCCCCCGGCTCGCCACCCACCAACCCCAGGCTTCCCCGGCCCCCGCCTGGAGGGGGCGGCCCCAGCAGCCGCTCGTCCATAGCTGGGGGGGGCCCTGAGGCCCCCTCCCCGctccgcccctcccccgcccggtgacttccctccctccctctccccccccaccaaacTCGCCGGGGCCGCTGTTCCCTCCGCCCCAACCCCCGCCTCCCGGCTCTCCCTGCCCGGGGTTCACCCCCGGCACTGAAGGGAGACCTGGGGTACCGGCTGGGCCCCCACAGGAGACCCCGGCCCCCGGCGGCGGAGAAAATGGAGCCGAAGAGAGAGGAGGCCCAGGCGGGGGTGTGTGTgcgagagggaggagggaggagtgggggaggggagcgggaggaagaggaggggagaggctgGGAGAAACGGGGCGGAGCCGGGGGCGGGCACGCTCCGCGAGCGGAGGCGGGGAGAGGGACGCTGCGGGCCCGGCCTGGGGTTGGGCCCGGTGCGGCCCGGGACGGGACGAGCCGGCGTtgatgggggggtgggggggcgtgcATCCGCCACCGGGGTGCCGAGTTCCGGATCTCCGATGTGCACCCCGGTCGCCAGCATGTGCACAGCGCACTTCATATTTTTTGTTCTAATGACTCCCCTCCCTGTTCGACTTAATTAAAACCAGGCGAGGGGGGTTGGGGGAGATGATTAGGGAGGTCTCCAGCCGCAGCTTAATGAGCCAGTAATTAAGCAGCCAGGGAGGGGAGTTGGCCTCTGGCCAgacctgggagagagagaggcgccCTCTGGTCTAACCTTTCTACCCTCCAGCCTTGCGCCCCAGATATCAGTCTTCAGTCCAAAGGGAAATTACATTTATTCATACGGCCAAAACATGAGACAGATTCAGAACAACGGTGAGCAGGGCTAAAGGTGCCTTTACAGCCTTTagaccccccccctccctcccaccccggCCTTGGGGCTGGGGGTTGGAGAACagtcttcttctctcttccttccttcttactgGGAAAGAGGATGTGGGTGTTTCGGGTCCTAACCTGAGATTTGTCTTTGTGTGCCCACccagggcatgccagagccctcACATCCTTTCAGGTCGGTGGACAGCTCAGGACAGACTCCCAGCCACTCCCTACAACCTCAGTCCAGCACCCTTGATGAGGGACTAAAGCGACTGTCCTTTGGCTATTCCCAGGGTTTGCGCACGTGAAGACGCTGAGGGTGGTGAATGCTGCCGTATCTTCTCGGTCGTCCCTCCCTGGTACCCCTGTCAAGCAGGGTTGAGGCATGCAGTAGGCGGCCCAGCTCAGAGCCCCAAGAAAGAGGGGCTCGTGTGGGCTCAGGTCTCAGCAGGTGTGCGTCGGGGGTCTGGATCTTTGCTCCTCCATTCGGCCCCCACCCTGAACCCTCAGTAGCAACTCCAAGAGCTCCTGTCCCCCTGGGGGTAGCGGAGGCTCTGATCGCTGGGCTTCCATTCTCTGGCACTGGAGGAGTGGAGGAAGAGGGGGCCATTGGTAAAGCTAGAGTGCAGGTGAGGATGAGAGGAGCCAGATGTGTGGGGGCAGACAGGAAACCTGTGAGGGGGATGGGGGTGCCTAGGGGCTGGAAAAGTGGCATATGCCTAGAGAAAaaagtagccgggtgtggtggcgcacacctttagtcccagcactcgggggacagtggcaggagggtcgcagtgagttgcagaccagcctgggctagagtgagaccctacctcgaagaaacaacaaaaagttcagaGAACAGGAACTTAGGTCTTTCATGTGTAGGAGAGGGTCTGTCTTACCTGGTGGCTAAGGATGGTGGTGTAAAGCTGTTCTTTTTCCTCAAGAGGTCGGGGTAGGGCTGGGGCTAGGTTCTTGGGGACCTGGAGGGTGTGGAAGGTGGCCCTCTGCTCCTCTAAGCGGCGGGACTGGGCCTCAGCCACCAGGTCCAGAAGGAGCTCTGTCTGCAGGGAGAGCAGGGAGGCCGAAAGGGGCCCCAGaactggggagaggagggagggggactcAGAGACCCCAAGGAGGTGGCAGACAGGAGCAGTGAGGGATGGGGACAGGGTGAGCTCATCAGAGACTACGGGTTAAGGCCAAGCAGGTGTCACGGATGGTTGTGGGCCCACACTGGGGCAGGCTTGGTAGCGGGATCAGGGGTTCCGTGGTTCTGTGAGGTACCTGTGTGACGGGCTCCTGGTGGAGGGGACGGAGGAGCAGATCGCCAAGGCCGAGTGGTGGGGGAGTTCACAGGGGGCCAGCCGTGCTCATCCAGCCCATCTGGCCGGGGTCCCTGTTGTGGAGATAGCCATCCAGTTAAGCCAGGGAGGGGTGGGCAGAGTGCTAGACCCACTTCCTCTGTTCCTGTTCCTGCCTTTGGTATGTCCAAGCCCCTGTGTCCATCACCacacctcccttctctctgtgcGAGCCTCCCCACGCAGTAGTGCCCAGCTCACCTGCTCACCGTCGTCTTCTTCCGTGGGTCTTTCAGCCTCCATCCTCCAGCGGAGAGAAACTTTGGGGTAGGGGTGGCTGGGATTTGGGAGGAGGGCTGGAACCTTGGGTTTctgagggggtgggggtgagcTGGGGGATGGATGCCTGGGTTCTAAGCAGGAAGCTAGGTTCCTGGTCAGCCCCCCCACCGTGGGCCCGCCCATCCCTGTCAacttcctccattctctcttccacCCCAGCAGCTTGTTTGACCTCTCTCCCCCCAGGGGAGACCGGAGGACTGGGAAAATCTCCTGCAGCTGCACGAGTGGAAGGAGAGGCCTGTGGATTCGGAACAAATTCCAGCCTTCCCATCTCCAGTCTGTTGgtcctccagccccaggctgtgcTCCCTCCATCCCGCCTCCCCTTCAGCGCGGTAACTAGCTACACAGGAAGTGGTTTCGCTCTCCATGAGGCTCCTCCCCCAGACCAAGACGCCCTGAGGGGTCTTGTTGTAAGATTTGGCCCTCAGAGAAGCTTCTCCGACTCAGTGGCACCGCGAGGGCCGTGGTTCCAGTGAGCAGACAGACCGACGACAGCTTGGTCTCCACATATATTCCCCAGCACTGAGTCACACACGTCGCAAATATTCAGGAACTGTGAGTTGATAATTACCACTGCCCTCAAGTGGCTTGCAGTCTAGGGGATAAGAAATGCAGCACTGTGGCAATTTAGCTTACTGCCCACAAGAGACAGGGAACGTTTGGTCATGAACGTGGGTACAGAAATAGAAGACTACTCGCCTTGCTTGatctttttcaacttttttttttttttttttccctgagctagggtcttgctctagcccaggctggcctgcaattcactatatattttcagggtggcctcgaattcacggtgatcctcctgcctctgcctcctgagagcttcACCACACCGGACCAGAAttcccccactccccaccccaaggtagggtctcactctagctcaggctgacctggaagtcactatgtagttccaggctggtctccaattcagtgatcttcctacctctgcctctatagtgctgggattaaaggcatgagtcaccgcACTaagcttttttcatttttttttttctgtttttctaagtagggtctcactgtagcccaggctgacctcgaattcactatgtagtcttagggtggtgtcaaattcatggtgatcctcctacctctgcctcccaaatgctgggattaaagtcatgggccaccaagcctggctgtggCTTGATCTTTGACTGATGTTAAGTCAGGATGGTCGGCACTAAGGGAACAAACATTTGGGGTCTTTCCATAGCCACACACTTTGTGAAGGGAATCATAGCTAAGTGGTTTGGAGCATGGAAGGGTGATGGAGATCCGGTTTTAACACTTAACGCCTTGCAGTCTTAAGCAAATAAAATCTTCATGACCGTTTTCAaagtcacctttttaaaaaaaaatttactcatTTGCATGTTATATGTGTAGTCTCAGCAACTGGCTTTAAATGGATGCTGGAGCAtgttgaaccctgggctggcagtctttgcaagcaagcaccttttaactgctgggccatctccataGTCCTTTAACTGGGTTTTAATAGCACCCACCTTACAAGGGTTGAATTCTTAATACACGTAAGTTATTAGTTTTCAGAACGTCCCATGGTTCCACACCTCAGGCCCATTACCggcactcatgaggctgaaagGCGAGGGGTTTCAGGTGTGCCGTCTTCTTCTTCTCGAGGCCTCAGGAATCTCCTGCTATCTCTAAATGCCCTTGGATGAGGGACATCTGTATCACCTGGGCGACTAGGGACTCGAGCTTTCAGGTGATACCCCAAATGAACATGGGACCCCCCCAAGATCTACTTACATCTGTCCTCACCTAAACCCCCCATGCTTCCTCACTTCACTCCTCCAAcccatccaaaaagaaaaaagcgaCACTTCAGATCAGCTTTATTACTGGTGACAGTTCTTAAATAAGAGATGGCAGTGGGCTAAAGGGTGGTGTTTCATCCCTGAACCCGTTTCCTTGCTGGGGACAGGCAGGGCCAGGGCCGTCAGCTGGGCCACATTTCAGCAGCTACACAGCCCTTGGCACATAGTTGGCGCTCGATAAATACTTGTCAGCTATTTGTGGGCCAAGGATGATACGGGCTCCCTTGGGGAGCCATCTAGGAGAAAGAACATTTTACATCCTAGCTGCCCTTAGTTCTTGAAAGCTCCAGGTGAGGGGTGCTTCGCACTCCACCTAGTCCTGAAGCCTCCCTTATTCTCTAGCAAAGGCCAGGGCCGGCCCCATCCCAGCAGCCCAAGCCCTCTTCCCAGTGCTGCGGCTGTTCTACGTGGAAGACCAGGACGGTTCTGGTGGTCCTACGCACTTTGGGAGAAAGACTACTCAAGACCCTCCTCCCCCCACGCCATCATGGGGCTTAATCTTAAAAGTCTGGGGAGCCTCCCAGACTGCCTGTTATCTGCATGGGCTTTTAGACTTCCTCCCCGCCTCCCTCGTAGCGCCCTATCTCTGACTTCCTCCGCCCGGGTTTACGGCTCTTTCTTGGTGGACGGGAAGACCCCAAACAACCTGAGGAGATACGCGGTCCGGGGAGGGGGTCAGGCAAGGGGGCGGGACGCAGGCTCCCCAATCCCGGGCGCCGTCATCCTCCGCGGCCATGCCCCCGCGCCCGGCTCCCGCCCCGGCTCTCCCGCGCGCCATCGCCGGGCTGGGCCGAGGCCCGCGCGAGCCTGCGGAGAACCTGCGGGCGCGGGACGGCGGAGGCGCGGCGCCTGCAGACGGGCCCCGGGCGTGAGCGTAGGCCCCgcccccccgcgcgcccaagtCCAGCGACCGGGCCCGCGCGTGCACGCAGGCCCCGCCCCCCCGCGCGCGCGCCCCGGCCGACGGCGTCCCGCAGCCGCGCGGCGTGGCCCCGCCCCCCGACGCGGCGCGCGTGCGCGGAAGGGCCCCGGCCCGGCGGCCCGGCTGCGCTTTGTGCCGCGCCTCGCACGGCGCCGTGCCTTCCAGGAGCGTCAGCAGGTCCCAGTGGTTGCGCTGGCGGGCGACGTCGCCGGGGGCCAGTCCGGCCTGGTCCCGCAAGCCTCGGGCCGCCCCCAGGCCTATCAGCAGCTGGGCCACCTCCACGGCGCCCTCGCGGGCCGCCAGGAACAGGGGTGTCTGCTCCTgcggagttggggggggggcgtcATGAGACCACGCCCACACGGACAGTGGCCCCGCCCCTCCGGGTTTGCGGGATTCCCGCgcgttttaaaaaaaatttatatttttgtgggtggggggaagCGTGCCGGGGCTCTCACCCTGCCGTCCTGGGCGTCTTTGTCGGCTCCAGCCTGGAGAAGGGAGCGGGCGGCCCGGGCGTTGTTCACGGCAGCGGCCCAGTGCAAGGCGGTCTTTCCTAGGAGTGGGGGCGGCAATGGGGAGTTACCCCCACGGCCCGGGGTTTCCCAGGGATTCTGACCTTGTCTGGGGGGTGTGTATGTCGGGGAAGGTGGTGAATCAGGGCCACTTGTGTTCCTCAAAGGCGGGAAACGTTTCCCTGGTGACCCGCAGCCTTCCGGAAGCGTTGCCTAGGTGACGTCACGGGCGCGCGGGAGTGACAATGGGCATTGTTCTGGGTCGGTGGGACCGAGGACTCCCcgcccctcctccctctgcccgcAGTCACACGCCTTCTGGGTTCTCAGTAGACCAGGGCAAGGGGTGTGTTGTTGAGAAAGATGGAGGGGTCTCGCGGGCCTTGCTTGACAGGGAGGGAATGCCCCAGCCTCCCATAGGTCCCTTTGCGGAGCCTACATTTTGCCCCTCATCTTACACTTCTCAGCATCTCCTCATCCATACCCCTTTTATCTCTGGCGCCCACGTCTGCTCGGGCCGCAATCAGTTCTTCGACCAGGTCCTCCACTGCCAGCCTGGCAGCCAGCATCAACGGTGTGGTCCCGTCTTCAGTGCGTGCGTCCACGGCAGTCTGTCTGCTGGCCAGCAGCAGCTGGGTCGGGGGAGAGCGGGGACACAAAGGACCGTGACCCCCTGTACTGCTAGATCGGGCCCCTCTCACTGTCAGCTGCCTTCTCACGACTAGCCACCTTCCTCTTTCAGTGCTTCCTatatccttccctttcctcttcttcaAACCCCAGGGGAGACCTCTGCTTAGTTTTACTTGTAAGCTCGATCCTGTTCCCTTCAGGGACCCCGTGAGGCTTGCTAACCTGGCAGACCTCCCGCGCATCAGCAGCCACAGCAGCGTGAAGTGGAGTGCGCCCTGCCCGATCTGGCTGGTTGGGGTTGGCTCCAGCCTCAAGGAGGCGGTAGGCAGCAGTtggcctggagaatcgagcagCCAGGTGCAGGGGAGTCTCTCCAGTGCCCATGGTGTTAGCCTGGGGGTAGGCTTCTCCATCCGGTAGTGGTTCACAGGGGTGGGGACTTCTCAGCCACGGTCCCTGGATGGTCTTGGGCTCCACTTTCCCACAGCACATTGCTGACATCAGGGGGGTTACCCCATCTGTGGGTGAAAATGAGTTAATAGGTCAATCGAAAGGACCTACGAGGGAAAGGAGACCGTGGAGGCTCAGGGACAACCAGAGCCTAGATGTAGTGTCTTTGAAGTGACAGTAAAAGAAATACGAAGGCCTTGTTTGCTAACATTGTCAGGCAGTGGCTGTCCCACTTGAGTCTGGGTCACACTTGCGTAGAGGGCTGGATGAAACTGCTCAACATCTCAAGTTCCTGAGCTAGTGGTGGAGCCAGGACTGGCATCCCTACAGGTGATGGCGGCCTGCTGTCTGAGGGTCGGCTGTGCGAAGGCATCCACTCTAATGTTAGTTCCTTCAGTTCTGACACTAAAGGACTTTCTGCTTCCTACAGGGCTGCCCTGGCCCTTTTCTCAGTTTCAGTTGGCTCGTTTACCAGGTCCACAGGTGTCCGCGTCAGGAGCCTCCATCTCGGACTCCTGAGGTGGTGTCAGCATGGCAACCTGTGGGAGCTCTCCACAGCTTCCACTCAGCGGCCAGGGCTGGCACTTGGAGGGTGGGGCCAGGTCTTCAACCTTGGGGCAGGAGCAGGGAGCAGTGATGGCCCCTGATGTGTGCATGCACCTCCGTACCATGCCCGCCCCTGGCCTTTTTGCCCGGCCCACCTCCTCGCCTTCCTCGGGGCCGGAGCACATCATCACGCCGTCCTCATCAACTTCTGCCTCTGGCTTCAGCACCCTGGAAGAGGGTTTAGGTTCCACAGGTGAGGATCAGTCAGAACCTCCAGGACTTCCAGCAACCTTCCTACCCCTCAATGGCTGTAGTagcttttctcccccccccccaatatgtGCACAGCTACACATGAGTGCACgtgaatgtggaggccaaagaacaACCCTGGATGTTGATCCTTAGAAActccatccagggctggagggatggcttagcggttaaggcgtttgcctgcaaagccaaaggtccgggttcaactctccaggacctatgtaagccagatgcgcaaggtggagcatgcatctgaagttcatttgcagtggctggaggccctgctgtacccattctctctcaagtaaataaaatatatttaaaaagatgacTTACATTAATGTcagttcattat
Above is a window of Jaculus jaculus isolate mJacJac1 chromosome 8, mJacJac1.mat.Y.cur, whole genome shotgun sequence DNA encoding:
- the Pbx2 gene encoding pre-B-cell leukemia transcription factor 2 codes for the protein MDERLLGPPPPGGGRGSLGLVGGEPGGPGEPPGGGGDPGGGNGGVPGGRGKQDIGDILQQIMTITDQSLDEAQAKKHALNCHRMKPALFSVLCEIKEKTGLSIRSSQEEEPVDPQLMRLDNMLLAEGVAGPEKGGGSAAAAAAAAASGGGVSPDNSIEHSDYRSKLAQIRHIYHSELEKYEQACNEFTTHVMNLLREQSRTRPVAPKEMERMVSIIHRKFSAIQMQLKQSTCEAVMILRSRFLDARRKRRNFSKQATEVLNEYFYSHLSNPYPSEEAKEELAKKCGITVSQVSNWFGNKRIRYKKNIGKFQEEANIYAVKTAVSVAQGGHSRTSSPTPPSSAGSGGSFNLSGSGDMFLGMPGLNGDSYSTSQVESLRHSMGPGSYGDSLGGGQMYSPREMRANGGWQEAVTPSSVTSPTEGPGSVHSDTSN
- the Gpsm3 gene encoding G-protein-signaling modulator 3, coding for MEGAQPGAGGPTDWRWEGWNLFRIHRPLLPLVQLQEIFPVLRSPLGGERSNKLLGWKREWRKLTGMGGPTVGGLTRNLASCLEPRHPSPSSPPPPQKPKVPALLPNPSHPYPKVSLRWRMEAERPTEEDDGEQGPRPDGLDEHGWPPVNSPTTRPWRSAPPSPPPGARHTVLGPLSASLLSLQTELLLDLVAEAQSRRLEEQRATFHTLQVPKNLAPALPRPLEEKEQLYTTILSHQCQRMEAQRSEPPLPPGGQELLELLLRVQGGGRMEEQRSRPPTHTC